The Nitrosopumilus sp. genome includes a window with the following:
- a CDS encoding Lrp/AsnC ligand binding domain-containing protein yields MEIAHILVKCDDENDDVLDELQLIDGVKEVKKTFGAYNAVVKLEAETVSKIKNIISDKIRNKRGVLSTLTLVTA; encoded by the coding sequence ATGGAGATTGCACATATTCTTGTAAAATGTGATGATGAAAATGATGATGTGTTAGATGAGCTGCAATTAATTGACGGGGTAAAAGAAGTTAAAAAAACGTTTGGCGCATATAATGCAGTGGTAAAACTAGAAGCAGAAACTGTTTCAAAAATCAAAAATATAATATCAGACAAAATACGTAACAAACGAGGGGTATTAAGTACACTGACTCTTGTAACTGCTTAA
- a CDS encoding HD domain-containing protein, translated as MKVLDLIKSDVKKIIQNDPSHDFEHIMRVYNNVQKICKTEKANEKLVLCAALLHDVVSYPKSHKYSNLSSIHSAKKSKQILKKYSFSNKEILIILDAIRDHSFSQNKIPETLEGKILQDADRLDALGAIGIARVFATAGSLKRPFYNPSDPFCNKRKPNDKIWTVDHFFQKLLKLESLMHTKSAKIEAKKRTLVLKKFLNQLKQECY; from the coding sequence ATGAAAGTTCTTGATTTAATTAAAAGTGATGTAAAAAAAATAATTCAAAATGATCCATCTCATGATTTTGAACATATTATGAGAGTATACAATAACGTTCAAAAAATATGCAAAACAGAAAAGGCAAATGAGAAATTGGTCTTATGTGCTGCATTATTGCATGATGTAGTATCTTATCCAAAATCTCACAAATATTCTAATCTTTCTTCAATTCATAGCGCAAAAAAGTCAAAACAAATTTTAAAAAAATATTCTTTTTCCAATAAAGAAATCTTGATAATTTTAGATGCCATTCGCGACCATAGTTTTTCACAAAATAAAATTCCTGAAACTCTAGAAGGAAAAATTCTTCAGGATGCTGATAGATTAGATGCTTTGGGAGCTATAGGCATTGCACGAGTATTTGCTACAGCAGGCTCACTTAAGCGACCGTTTTACAATCCAAGCGATCCTTTCTGCAATAAACGTAAGCCTAATGATAAAATATGGACAGTTGATCATTTTTTTCAAAAACTACTTAAACTTGAATCTTTAATGCACACAAAATCTGCGAAAATTGAGGCCAAAAAAAGAACTTTGGTGTTAAAAAAATTTCTTAATCAATTAAAACAGGAATGTTATTAA
- a CDS encoding amidohydrolase family protein has protein sequence MIIDCHVHVNQYEITQHIPLLEDRLEMLQTEMTSNNVDYAIILSSYKINSERPSTEQIIEGIKKYDNLGVAAGFTIDHHTDEDLKHYRQLIKDGRIKAMKIYSGYEHYYPYDERYQKVYDTCIEFNIPVMFHTGDTYSSTGKLRYSRPLNLDDVAVDNPELKIVMCHLGNPWIQDAQEVLYKNHNVYADVSGLVVGSFDHFFEKMMKEKVAELINYAGEPRYLLYGTDWPISSMDSYLNFVAKLTIKKEFRDNLMYKNAQKLFNIS, from the coding sequence ATGATTATTGACTGTCATGTGCATGTGAATCAATACGAGATAACACAACATATTCCGTTGTTAGAAGATCGATTAGAGATGCTTCAAACTGAAATGACTAGTAACAATGTTGATTATGCAATAATTTTATCTTCTTACAAAATAAATTCTGAAAGACCTTCAACTGAGCAAATTATTGAGGGGATTAAAAAATATGATAATCTTGGTGTTGCAGCTGGATTCACTATAGATCATCACACTGATGAAGATCTGAAACATTATAGACAATTAATCAAAGATGGTAGAATCAAAGCCATGAAAATTTATTCAGGTTATGAACACTATTATCCTTATGATGAAAGATATCAAAAAGTCTATGATACCTGTATTGAATTTAATATACCTGTGATGTTTCATACTGGAGATACATATTCTAGTACCGGTAAATTGCGTTATTCTAGACCTCTTAATCTTGATGATGTAGCTGTAGATAACCCTGAACTGAAAATTGTAATGTGTCATTTAGGAAATCCTTGGATTCAAGATGCACAAGAAGTACTTTACAAAAATCATAATGTCTATGCTGATGTGTCTGGGCTTGTTGTTGGATCTTTTGATCACTTTTTTGAAAAAATGATGAAAGAAAAAGTTGCAGAATTAATAAATTATGCAGGGGAGCCACGTTATCTGTTGTATGGTACTGATTGGCCAATCAGTAGTATGGATTCATATCTTAATTTTGTCGCTAAACTCACTATTAAAAAAGAATTTAGAGATAACCTAATGTATAAAAATGCCCAGAAACTATTCAACATCTCTTGA
- a CDS encoding GNAT family N-acetyltransferase, with translation MTKDDIPKVVELQKIAFPTMAAEGVYWKPDQLSAHLKVFPEGQFIAEYHGKIVGSCSSLIIKLKSEYQEHTWKDACGDSFFKNHDPNGDSLYGADVSSHPDHRRLGVATKLYDARKTLAIKLNLRRIIAGARLINYCESAHELSPLEYVHKVMRHEIKEPVLSFQIRNGFKFIKILSNYMKDPRSLNNATFIEWKNPHFVDT, from the coding sequence ATGACAAAAGACGATATTCCTAAAGTTGTAGAGCTGCAAAAAATTGCATTTCCTACAATGGCTGCTGAAGGAGTTTATTGGAAACCTGATCAGTTATCTGCTCATTTGAAAGTTTTTCCTGAAGGTCAGTTTATTGCAGAATATCACGGAAAAATTGTCGGGTCTTGTAGCAGTTTAATTATTAAACTAAAATCTGAATATCAAGAACATACATGGAAAGATGCTTGCGGTGATAGTTTTTTCAAAAACCATGATCCAAATGGTGATTCTCTTTACGGGGCCGATGTGTCATCTCATCCTGATCATAGAAGATTGGGTGTTGCCACAAAACTCTATGATGCAAGAAAGACTTTGGCAATAAAACTAAATTTACGTAGAATAATAGCAGGAGCAAGATTAATTAACTACTGTGAAAGTGCACACGAATTATCTCCATTAGAATATGTGCACAAAGTTATGCGTCATGAAATTAAAGAACCTGTATTGTCATTTCAAATACGAAATGGCTTCAAATTTATCAAAATACTGTCTAATTATATGAAAGATCCTAGATCATTAAACAATGCAACTTTTATTGAGTGGAAAAATCCTCATTTTGTAGATACATAA